One Roseburia rectibacter DNA window includes the following coding sequences:
- a CDS encoding glycogen/starch/alpha-glucan phosphorylase — protein sequence MKLQEIVSNRCGKEISQCTNEELYYALLEMTKGMAKEKESNQGKRKLYYISAEFLIGKLLSNNLINLGIYEDVKKLLADNGKSLAEIEEVEPEPSLGNGGLGRLAACFLDSIASLGLNGDGVGLNYHYGLFKQVFKNNLQNETPNPWIEKESWLTKTDVTYPIQFGGFTLQSRLYDIDVIGYENRTTKLHLFDVETVDESLVGDGIDFDKEDIAKNLTLFLYPDDSDDKGRILRVYQQYFMVSNAARLIIDETLARGGDLHKLNEYAVIQINDTHPSMVIPEMIRLLMERGILMDEAIDIVSKTCAYTNHTILAEALEKWPIHFLEKAVPQLLPIIYELNSRVVKKYDDKSVAIIDDEKRVHMAHMDIHYGYSVNGVAYLHTEILKNTELNNFYKIYPEKFNNKTNGITFRRWLLHCDPEMTEFITSLIGPGFKKNAEELEKLGAYVNDEEVLKKLLAVKGTRKTELKNYLAKTQGIELDDNSIYDIQIKRLHEYKRQQMNALYVIHKYFEIKAGKKPARPITVIFGAKAAPAYIIAKDIIHLILCLQELIANDPEVAPYLKVVMVENYNVTLAEKLIPAADIHEQISLASKEASGTSNMKFMLNGAVAIGTMDGANVEMHQFVGDDNIYIFGESSEEVIRHYEKADYVSRSYYENDANIKRAIDFIVSDQMKAVGCAENLERLYNELLNKDWFMTLPDFEEYVATKERIYADYEDRMTWAKKMLVNISKAGFFSSDRTIAQYNEDIWHL from the coding sequence ATGAAATTACAGGAAATCGTATCAAACAGATGTGGCAAAGAAATTTCACAGTGCACAAATGAGGAACTTTACTATGCACTGCTTGAGATGACAAAAGGAATGGCTAAGGAAAAAGAAAGCAATCAGGGAAAACGTAAATTATATTACATTTCCGCTGAGTTCCTGATCGGTAAATTATTATCCAACAACCTGATCAACCTTGGTATTTACGAGGATGTGAAAAAACTTTTAGCAGATAACGGCAAGAGCCTTGCAGAGATCGAGGAGGTTGAGCCGGAGCCGTCATTAGGAAACGGCGGACTTGGACGTCTTGCAGCATGCTTCCTTGATTCTATCGCAAGCCTTGGTTTAAACGGTGACGGTGTTGGTTTAAATTACCATTACGGATTGTTCAAACAGGTTTTCAAAAACAACCTGCAGAATGAGACACCAAACCCATGGATTGAAAAAGAAAGCTGGCTGACAAAAACAGACGTTACTTACCCGATTCAGTTTGGCGGTTTTACGTTACAGTCCAGATTATATGATATCGATGTGATCGGTTATGAGAACCGTACCACAAAACTTCATCTGTTCGATGTTGAGACAGTGGATGAGAGTTTGGTTGGAGACGGCATCGATTTTGACAAAGAGGATATTGCAAAGAATTTAACATTATTCTTATATCCGGATGATTCCGATGATAAGGGAAGAATCCTTCGTGTATACCAGCAGTACTTCATGGTCAGCAACGCAGCGCGCCTGATCATTGATGAGACACTTGCAAGAGGCGGAGATCTTCACAAATTAAATGAGTATGCAGTGATCCAGATCAACGATACACACCCAAGTATGGTAATTCCTGAGATGATCCGTCTGTTGATGGAGCGTGGAATCTTAATGGATGAAGCAATCGATATCGTATCTAAGACATGTGCTTACACAAACCACACCATTTTAGCAGAAGCACTTGAAAAATGGCCGATTCATTTCTTAGAGAAAGCGGTTCCGCAGTTACTGCCGATCATTTACGAATTAAACAGCCGTGTTGTAAAGAAATATGATGACAAATCCGTAGCGATCATCGATGATGAGAAACGTGTTCATATGGCACATATGGATATTCATTACGGATACAGTGTTAACGGTGTTGCTTACCTGCACACAGAGATCTTAAAGAATACAGAGTTAAATAACTTCTACAAGATTTATCCGGAGAAGTTCAATAATAAGACAAACGGTATCACATTCCGCCGCTGGTTATTACACTGCGATCCGGAGATGACCGAATTTATCACATCCTTAATCGGACCTGGATTTAAGAAAAATGCAGAAGAGTTAGAGAAACTCGGCGCATATGTAAATGACGAAGAAGTATTAAAGAAACTTCTTGCAGTAAAAGGTACAAGAAAGACAGAGTTAAAGAATTATCTTGCGAAAACACAGGGCATCGAGTTAGATGACAACTCTATCTACGATATCCAGATCAAGAGATTACATGAGTACAAGAGACAGCAGATGAATGCTCTTTATGTGATCCATAAATATTTCGAGATCAAGGCGGGAAAGAAACCGGCACGTCCGATCACTGTTATTTTTGGTGCAAAAGCTGCTCCGGCATATATCATTGCAAAGGATATCATCCATCTGATCCTCTGCTTACAGGAACTGATCGCAAATGATCCGGAAGTCGCACCATACTTAAAAGTAGTGATGGTAGAAAACTACAACGTAACATTAGCTGAGAAACTGATCCCGGCAGCAGATATCCATGAGCAGATCTCTTTAGCTTCCAAAGAGGCAAGTGGAACATCCAACATGAAATTCATGTTAAACGGTGCCGTTGCAATCGGAACCATGGATGGAGCAAACGTTGAAATGCATCAGTTCGTTGGTGATGACAACATTTATATCTTCGGTGAGTCTTCTGAGGAAGTTATCAGACACTACGAGAAAGCAGATTACGTTTCAAGAAGCTACTATGAGAATGATGCGAACATCAAACGTGCGATCGATTTCATCGTAAGTGACCAGATGAAAGCAGTCGGATGTGCAGAGAACTTAGAGCGCCTTTACAACGAGCTGTTAAACAAAGACTGGTTCATGACTCTTCCGGATTTTGAAGAGTATGTTGCAACCAAAGAGCGTATCTACGCAGATTACGAAGACCGTATGACATGGGCTAAGAAAATGCTTGTCAACATCAGCAAGGCAGGATTCTTCTCATCAGACCGTACCATTGCACAGTACAATGAGGATATCTGGCATCTGTAA
- a CDS encoding AraC family transcriptional regulator, with translation MNILEYENYQEKISHGDPLFPYITYLCSIPLDFGYVPMHWHDEMEIIYIKKGKGTITVDFAQHMVTAGDIALILPGQLHSIGQFESESMEYENIIFHPNMLISKKTDTCNTDFLVPLISGNVSLPLLYTPDSPHYGEISACIDANDEICKTYPSGYQLFIKGQLFLLFYTLFHKCSTKELSGKDRSKSLEKMKLILKYVENNYMEKITIEDIANEVDLSQSHFMKYFKNTMGTSFVDYLNEYRLTMASRLLISSDSSILAIASEVGFENLSYFNRIFKKRFGQTPREYRRRQSPDTVHP, from the coding sequence ATGAATATTTTAGAATATGAAAACTACCAGGAAAAAATTTCACATGGCGATCCTTTATTTCCTTATATCACATATCTCTGCTCAATTCCGTTAGATTTCGGGTATGTGCCGATGCACTGGCACGATGAGATGGAAATTATCTATATAAAAAAAGGAAAAGGCACGATCACGGTCGATTTCGCCCAGCACATGGTAACTGCAGGAGACATTGCCCTGATTCTTCCGGGACAGCTTCACTCGATCGGGCAGTTTGAGTCTGAATCCATGGAGTACGAAAATATCATTTTTCACCCAAACATGCTGATCTCCAAGAAAACGGATACCTGTAATACGGATTTTTTAGTTCCGCTGATCTCCGGCAATGTCTCCCTGCCGCTTTTGTATACACCGGACAGTCCGCATTATGGGGAGATTTCTGCCTGTATCGATGCAAATGATGAGATATGCAAAACTTATCCGTCCGGTTATCAGCTTTTTATCAAAGGACAGCTTTTTCTGCTGTTTTATACTTTGTTTCATAAGTGCAGCACAAAAGAACTTTCCGGCAAAGACCGCAGCAAGTCTTTAGAAAAAATGAAGCTGATCCTAAAATATGTAGAAAACAATTATATGGAAAAGATCACGATCGAAGATATCGCAAACGAAGTGGACTTAAGCCAGTCCCATTTTATGAAATATTTTAAAAATACCATGGGAACCTCTTTCGTCGATTATCTCAACGAATACAGGCTCACCATGGCATCAAGACTTTTGATCTCCTCCGACTCTTCAATCCTTGCGATCGCATCGGAAGTCGGTTTTGAAAATCTTTCTTATTTTAACCGTATTTTTAAGAAACGCTTCGGACAGACCCCCCGCGAATACCGCAGGCGGCAGTCGCCAGATACGGTTCATCCATAA